One genomic window of Pseudomonas aeruginosa includes the following:
- a CDS encoding sensor histidine kinase, with product MDDLRPAGPAEYRWLLAVQERERRLLAQAVHDDIGQYLTGIRTQLLLLRCTAGDGQPALARLERYCQGLDDSFRALLRGLPPPALQRQSLDEALRACVADWQEGQGIACELRLGGPLPPLDAAAGTHLYRLLQEALNNVARHAGASRVRIRLQCRGGFLYLSVRDDGRGCAADPAPGFGLDSMRQRARCLGAELSLRSRPGQGLALRLRMPLERDD from the coding sequence ATGGATGACCTGCGACCCGCCGGCCCGGCGGAGTACCGCTGGCTGCTCGCCGTGCAGGAGCGCGAGCGGCGCTTGCTGGCCCAGGCGGTGCATGACGATATCGGCCAGTACCTGACGGGCATCCGCACCCAACTGTTGTTGCTGCGCTGCACGGCAGGCGACGGGCAGCCGGCGCTGGCACGCCTGGAGCGCTACTGCCAGGGGCTGGACGACAGCTTCCGCGCGCTGCTGCGCGGTCTACCGCCGCCGGCCCTGCAACGCCAGTCGCTGGACGAGGCGCTGCGCGCCTGCGTGGCGGACTGGCAGGAAGGTCAGGGCATCGCCTGCGAGCTGCGCCTGGGCGGTCCGCTGCCGCCCCTGGATGCGGCGGCCGGGACCCATCTCTACCGCCTGTTGCAGGAGGCGCTGAACAACGTCGCCCGGCATGCCGGCGCCAGCCGCGTGCGGATCCGCCTGCAATGCCGTGGCGGCTTTCTCTACCTGAGCGTACGCGACGACGGTCGCGGCTGCGCGGCGGACCCGGCACCCGGCTTCGGCCTGGACTCGATGCGCCAGCGCGCGCGCTGCCTGGGCGCTGAACTGAGCCTGCGCAGCCGTCCCGGACAGGGCCTGGCGTTGCGCCTGCGGATGCCGCTGGAACGCGACGACTGA
- the agmR gene encoding response regulator AgmR, whose protein sequence is MYKILIADDHPLFREAIHNVIADGFPGSEVMETADLDSALGLTQEHDDLDLILLDLNMPGMHGLNGLMNLRNEAPTIPVVIVSAEQDKQVVLQAITYGAVGFITKSSPRAQMTEAIEQILNGNVYLPSDVIRTQKSSPRRSGHEEHGISPELLQALTRKQLLVLERMTKGESNKQIAYNLDIAETTVKAHVSAILRKLKVHNRVQAILSAGDIDFAAYLRR, encoded by the coding sequence ATGTACAAGATCCTGATCGCCGACGACCACCCGCTGTTCCGCGAGGCCATCCACAATGTCATCGCCGACGGATTCCCCGGCAGCGAAGTGATGGAAACCGCCGACCTCGACAGCGCCCTGGGCCTGACCCAGGAACACGACGACCTCGACCTGATCCTGCTCGACCTGAACATGCCCGGCATGCACGGCCTCAACGGCCTGATGAACCTGCGCAACGAGGCCCCGACCATTCCCGTGGTTATCGTCTCCGCCGAGCAGGACAAGCAGGTGGTGCTACAGGCCATCACCTACGGCGCGGTGGGCTTCATCACCAAGTCCTCGCCACGCGCGCAGATGACCGAAGCCATCGAGCAGATCCTCAACGGCAACGTCTACCTGCCCTCGGACGTGATCCGCACCCAGAAGAGTTCGCCGCGACGCAGCGGCCACGAAGAACACGGCATCTCCCCGGAACTGCTCCAGGCCCTGACCCGCAAGCAGCTGCTGGTGCTGGAGCGGATGACCAAGGGCGAGTCGAACAAGCAGATCGCCTACAACCTGGACATCGCCGAGACCACGGTGAAGGCGCACGTCTCGGCGATCCTGCGCAAGCTCAAGGTACACAACCGGGTCCAGGCGATCCTCAGCGCCGGCGACATCGACTTCGCCGCCTACCTGCGCCGCTGA
- a CDS encoding pentapeptide repeat-containing protein, with translation MKTFLLCAALLGAGLAQAADDIDDVRVIAGCRLEPGARCAKADLRGADLRNLDLGRIDLAGADLSGADLRHARLDLANLEKANLRGADLTRASLQQANLRGADLSGARAVAIQAWGLFAQGAQWQGADLTAAYLEFARLSGGRLHQATLRAADLEMTWLSRADLKGADLRDANLQEVKLAEANLEDADLRGSKVRFGNFQGSNMQGCKDCPAGWQ, from the coding sequence ATGAAGACCTTCCTCCTCTGCGCCGCCCTGCTCGGCGCCGGCCTGGCCCAGGCCGCCGACGACATCGACGACGTCCGCGTCATCGCCGGCTGCCGCCTGGAGCCCGGCGCGCGCTGCGCCAAGGCCGACTTGCGCGGCGCCGACCTGCGCAACCTCGACCTCGGCCGCATCGACCTGGCCGGCGCCGATCTCTCCGGCGCCGACCTGCGTCACGCCAGGCTCGACCTGGCCAACCTGGAAAAAGCCAACCTGCGTGGTGCCGACCTCACCCGCGCCAGCCTGCAGCAAGCCAACCTGCGCGGCGCCGACCTCTCCGGCGCCAGGGCGGTGGCGATCCAGGCCTGGGGCCTGTTCGCCCAGGGCGCCCAGTGGCAAGGCGCCGACCTCACCGCCGCCTACCTGGAGTTCGCCCGTCTCAGCGGCGGCCGCCTGCACCAGGCCACGTTGCGCGCCGCCGACCTGGAGATGACCTGGCTGTCCCGCGCCGATCTCAAGGGCGCCGACCTGCGCGACGCCAACCTGCAGGAAGTCAAGCTGGCCGAGGCCAACCTGGAAGATGCCGACCTGCGCGGCAGCAAGGTGCGCTTCGGCAACTTCCAGGGCAGCAACATGCAGGGTTGCAAGGATTGCCCCGCGGGCTGGCAGTGA
- a CDS encoding response regulator transcription factor — MKILLVDDHFVVREGLAALLRGLLPDVEVNEAGDGEEALQAVQREIPSLVIVDLGLPGISGLELTRRLRQRLPQLRVLFFSLHDELALVRQALDAGARGYVTKRAAPTVLLEAIRRVLAGQLYLEQPLATRLACQSWEEQGGAALRGLTRREFEIFRLLARGLALREVAEHLGVSAKTVSNHVSLLKQKLQVSTQAELVHRAIDSGVLRLGLPLPLAEEARGSLG, encoded by the coding sequence ATGAAGATCCTGCTGGTGGACGATCATTTCGTGGTCCGCGAAGGGCTGGCCGCGCTGTTGCGCGGGCTGCTCCCCGACGTGGAGGTGAACGAGGCCGGCGACGGCGAAGAAGCCTTGCAGGCGGTGCAGCGGGAAATTCCTTCGCTGGTCATCGTCGATCTCGGCCTGCCGGGCATCAGCGGCCTGGAACTGACTCGCCGGCTGCGCCAGCGCCTGCCGCAGTTGCGTGTGCTGTTCTTCAGCCTCCACGACGAACTGGCCCTGGTGCGCCAGGCGCTGGATGCCGGTGCCCGCGGCTACGTGACCAAGCGAGCGGCGCCGACGGTGCTGCTGGAGGCGATACGGCGAGTGCTCGCCGGCCAGCTCTATCTGGAGCAGCCCCTGGCCACGCGCCTGGCCTGCCAGTCGTGGGAAGAGCAGGGCGGGGCAGCGTTGCGCGGGCTGACCCGTCGCGAGTTCGAGATCTTCCGCCTGCTCGCGCGTGGCCTGGCCCTGCGCGAGGTGGCCGAGCACCTGGGGGTAAGCGCCAAGACCGTGTCCAACCATGTCAGCCTGCTCAAGCAGAAGTTGCAGGTGAGTACCCAGGCGGAACTGGTGCACCGGGCCATCGACAGCGGCGTGCTGCGGCTGGGCCTGCCGCTGCCGCTCGCCGAGGAGGCTCGCGGCAGCCTCGGCTAG